The window AATCTTTTAGTGCAACAGACCGCTGTGAACGACATTAACTCCAACCAATTCCCAGGTCTTGTATTTACAGCCCCTGGCGAAGCCAATCTGTGAGCTTCGACTTGCCGAGCTGCGCCAGGTTGTTGACACCCTGTTCGCTGAAATCGATGCGGCCCAGGGGAACGTCCTGGGTGGGCGCACGGCTGACCCGCTGGACGATGATGGTAGGGTCGGTCTCCAGGAtgatgccgtcgtcgacAATTTCATCGATGGCCAGCGAGACGAGGTCGTAGTTTTCGACAATGGTCCTCTTATCCACAGATTGCCTAGCTTGGGCATTAGTAAGAAGCTTCCAGCGACGGGCACGGAGAGTACCGACTTAAACAGGAGGTGAAGAGAATCACGAAGAGCCAGAACAGTGTTGTAGAGCAGAATCTCGTTCTCGTCGGCGGCACCGACCACGTAGAGCATGACGTCGGACTCCATCTTGTACAGGACAATCCGGTTGTCGTAGAGGATGATGTCGCCCGTCTGCTTGGCGGTCTTGTCAATGAGGCCCTTCTCGAATGCCTTTTGCGCCTTCAGATCGGTATACGGGTGGCTCGATGTGCTTGCGCTGCCTATTAAACAAGCTCGCCATTAGCAATTGCGCAC of the Trichoderma breve strain T069 chromosome 4, whole genome shotgun sequence genome contains:
- a CDS encoding clathrin adaptor complex small chain domain-containing protein; the protein is MSPGMTLFAVQAILILGTEDGSRIFAKYFSPPHAAPSGSASTSSHPYTDLKAQKAFEKGLIDKTAKQTGDIILYDNRIVLYKMESDVMLYVVGAADENEILLYNTVLALRDSLHLLFKQSVDKRTIVENYDLVSLAIDEIVDDGIILETDPTIIVQRVSRAPTQDVPLGRIDFSEQGVNNLAQLGKSKLTDWLRQGL